Proteins encoded within one genomic window of Methanosarcina barkeri str. Wiesmoor:
- a CDS encoding MM0924 family protein encodes MYQCFIVEHYLNKAVDVYCGGPDVFTGTIEACADNVLTLKNDGKYTHVAIDKIIALWPIDGEAAVTASGSSAHH; translated from the coding sequence ATGTATCAATGCTTTATAGTAGAACATTACCTCAACAAAGCTGTAGACGTTTACTGCGGTGGGCCAGATGTTTTCACGGGAACAATAGAGGCCTGTGCCGATAATGTCCTCACTCTCAAAAACGACGGAAAGTATACCCATGTAGCTATAGATAAAATAATCGCTCTATGGCCTATTGATGGTGAAGCGGCTGTAACGGCTTCGGGCTCAAGTGCTCACCATTAA
- a CDS encoding transposase has protein sequence MIPPLKSHTERPHTNMRKLINGILYVVLYVVMTGYTWKYVPRRYGSKSTVHILHFYTQYIKN, from the coding sequence TTGATTCCTCCACTGAAATCACATACAGAAAGACCACATACAAATATGAGGAAATTAATTAACGGTATTTTGTATGTTGTTTTGTATGTTGTTATGACAGGTTATACTTGGAAATACGTTCCTCGTCGCTATGGATCTAAGTCAACAGTTCATATACTTCATTTTTACACACAGTACATAAAAAATTGA